In Pseudoxanthobacter soli DSM 19599, a single window of DNA contains:
- a CDS encoding SH3 domain-containing protein, translating into MTTRHWAAGALVAAAFALAPTAASAQTAGYSTGNVYLRAGPGTQYPAVGMVQKNARLAIFGCVSGYVWCDVAWGGSRGWMSGKYLQASYQNQMVEIPSYATALGLPIIGFSVGNYWDNYYRTEPWYGERAWWMNNPNRPPPPNWRPPGGGYGPGGPPPPGGWNRPPPPPPPPPGGWNNPGWNNPGGPPPPPPGGWNRPPPPPPPPPGGWNNPGWNNPGGPRPNNPAWNNPPGAPRPPAAAPVPPRPPQAMVPPRPAAPPPPQVRRIPPPSGASPQNQGTTNAPKNKLPKFLVPENQQ; encoded by the coding sequence ATGACAACACGGCATTGGGCCGCCGGTGCCCTGGTGGCCGCCGCGTTCGCACTGGCGCCGACCGCCGCTTCGGCGCAGACGGCAGGGTATTCCACCGGCAATGTCTACCTGCGCGCGGGTCCGGGCACGCAATATCCCGCCGTCGGCATGGTGCAGAAGAACGCGCGCCTCGCGATCTTCGGTTGCGTCAGCGGCTATGTTTGGTGCGATGTCGCGTGGGGCGGCAGTCGCGGGTGGATGTCCGGCAAGTATCTGCAGGCCTCCTACCAGAACCAGATGGTCGAGATCCCATCCTATGCGACCGCCCTCGGCTTGCCGATCATCGGTTTCAGCGTCGGAAACTACTGGGACAACTATTATCGGACCGAGCCTTGGTACGGAGAGCGCGCCTGGTGGATGAACAATCCGAACCGCCCGCCCCCGCCAAACTGGCGCCCGCCGGGTGGTGGGTACGGTCCGGGCGGACCGCCGCCTCCGGGTGGCTGGAACCGTCCGCCGCCTCCGCCACCCCCGCCTCCCGGTGGATGGAACAATCCGGGCTGGAACAATCCCGGCGGGCCTCCGCCGCCGCCTCCCGGCGGCTGGAACCGCCCGCCTCCTCCGCCTCCCCCGCCTCCCGGTGGATGGAACAATCCCGGCTGGAACAACCCCGGCGGCCCGCGGCCGAACAACCCGGCGTGGAACAACCCGCCCGGCGCTCCGCGGCCGCCGGCAGCGGCGCCCGTGCCGCCGCGCCCGCCGCAGGCCATGGTGCCGCCGCGTCCGGCTGCTCCGCCGCCGCCTCAGGTGCGCCGGATCCCGCCGCCGAGCGGTGCGTCGCCCCAGAACCAGGGGACGACGAACGCGCCGAAGAACAAGC
- a CDS encoding aminopeptidase P family protein — translation MFQTFDDIADPTLGAGRLARLRTRLAADGLDGFLVPRSDEHQGEYVARSSERLAWLTGFTGSAGMAVVLPEVAAIFVDGRYTLQVRDQVDIAAFEPRHLIEEPPPQWLARHLKPGMRIGYDGMLHTVAGVRRFKAACEAAGATLVAVEANPLDAVWTDRPAPPQGAVILQPIELAGETAAAKLEKIEALVAEAGADSAVLTLPDSVAWLFNIRGADIEHNPVPLSFAVVRRGARPQLFIDGRKLSNAVRAALEDVAEIGEPDAFMPALDEAGRGGARVLLDPDWVAEAIRVRLATVGAKIVEGRDPVLLPKAVKNAAEIVGTRTAHLRDGVAVARYLAWLDRTTAAGDLDEIGAVEALERFRAEGGLLRDISFPSISGAGPNGAIVHYRVSRATNRALRRGELFLIDSGAQYQDGTTDITRTVPVGEPTAEMRDRYTRVLAGHVAVATARFPVGTTGAQLDPLARLPLWQAGLDFDHGTGHGVGVYLSVHEGPQRIAKAGSATPLEPGMIVSDEPGYYKTGAYGIRIENLLLVTPAEVPAGGERPMLAFETLTLAPYDRRLIEPSLLSPAALQWIDAYHARVRDALSPFLAGDDLAWLVAATEPFGG, via the coding sequence ATGTTCCAGACATTCGACGATATCGCTGATCCCACCCTCGGTGCCGGCCGCCTCGCCCGGCTGCGCACGCGCCTCGCGGCCGATGGCCTCGACGGCTTCCTCGTGCCGCGGTCGGACGAGCATCAGGGCGAATATGTCGCCCGGTCGTCGGAGCGCTTGGCATGGCTCACGGGCTTCACCGGTTCGGCCGGCATGGCCGTGGTGCTGCCGGAAGTCGCCGCGATCTTCGTCGATGGGCGCTACACTCTGCAGGTGCGCGATCAGGTCGACATCGCCGCGTTCGAGCCGCGGCATCTGATCGAGGAGCCGCCGCCGCAGTGGCTTGCGCGTCACCTGAAGCCCGGCATGCGCATCGGCTATGACGGCATGCTCCATACTGTTGCCGGCGTTCGACGCTTCAAGGCCGCCTGCGAGGCCGCCGGGGCGACGCTGGTGGCCGTTGAGGCCAATCCGCTCGACGCGGTGTGGACGGACCGGCCCGCGCCACCGCAGGGCGCCGTCATCCTTCAACCCATCGAGCTTGCGGGCGAAACAGCCGCCGCCAAGCTCGAGAAGATCGAGGCGCTCGTCGCCGAGGCCGGAGCCGACAGCGCGGTTCTGACGCTGCCGGATTCCGTCGCATGGCTCTTCAACATCCGCGGTGCCGACATCGAGCACAATCCCGTGCCGCTGTCGTTCGCGGTGGTGCGCCGGGGTGCCCGGCCGCAGCTCTTCATCGACGGGCGCAAGCTCTCCAATGCGGTCCGCGCCGCGCTGGAGGACGTGGCGGAGATCGGCGAGCCCGATGCGTTCATGCCGGCCCTCGACGAGGCCGGCCGCGGCGGTGCCCGCGTTCTGCTCGACCCGGACTGGGTCGCGGAGGCGATCCGCGTGCGTCTCGCCACCGTCGGCGCGAAGATCGTCGAGGGCCGCGACCCGGTGCTGCTGCCGAAGGCGGTGAAGAACGCCGCGGAGATCGTCGGCACGCGCACCGCGCATCTGCGCGACGGCGTCGCCGTGGCGCGCTACCTCGCGTGGCTGGACCGCACCACCGCGGCAGGCGATCTCGATGAGATCGGCGCCGTCGAAGCGCTGGAGCGTTTCCGCGCGGAAGGCGGCCTTCTCCGGGATATCTCCTTTCCCAGCATTTCGGGCGCGGGGCCGAATGGCGCCATCGTGCATTACCGCGTCAGCCGGGCCACGAACCGGGCGCTTCGGCGCGGCGAACTGTTCCTGATCGATTCCGGCGCCCAGTACCAGGACGGCACCACGGACATCACCCGCACCGTGCCGGTCGGGGAGCCCACCGCCGAGATGCGCGATCGCTACACCCGCGTGCTGGCGGGCCACGTCGCGGTGGCGACGGCGCGGTTCCCGGTCGGCACCACCGGTGCCCAGCTCGATCCCCTGGCCCGGCTGCCGTTGTGGCAGGCGGGGCTCGATTTCGACCATGGCACCGGCCATGGCGTCGGCGTCTACCTGTCGGTGCATGAAGGCCCGCAGCGCATCGCCAAGGCCGGCAGCGCCACCCCGCTCGAACCCGGCATGATCGTCTCCGACGAGCCGGGCTACTACAAGACCGGCGCCTATGGCATCCGCATCGAGAACCTGCTGCTCGTGACACCTGCCGAGGTGCCCGCGGGCGGCGAACGGCCCATGCTCGCCTTCGAGACGCTCACGCTCGCGCCCTACGACCGGCGCCTGATCGAGCCGTCGCTTCTATCGCCCGCCGCGCTTCAGTGGATCGATGCCTACCACGCCCGGGTGCGCGACGCGCTGTCACCGTTTCTCGCGGGTGACGACCTCGCCTGGCTCGTCGCGGCGACGGAGCCGTTCGGCGGCTAG
- a CDS encoding AzlD domain-containing protein: MTLDPAAFLAILAMAVATMATRLAGLIVPRNFAARGRMKRAFEAVPPAVLAALAAPPALTGGPADAIAAAAAGLAAFARLPILAVVAIGVAVAAVGRHVAG, translated from the coding sequence ATGACACTCGATCCGGCTGCCTTTCTCGCCATTCTCGCCATGGCCGTCGCCACGATGGCGACCCGGCTTGCCGGTCTGATCGTGCCGCGGAATTTCGCGGCGCGAGGGCGGATGAAGCGTGCCTTCGAAGCGGTGCCACCGGCCGTTCTGGCGGCGTTGGCCGCACCGCCGGCCCTGACAGGCGGGCCGGCGGACGCGATCGCGGCCGCCGCCGCCGGTCTTGCCGCGTTCGCCCGCCTGCCGATTCTGGCAGTGGTCGCCATCGGCGTGGCCGTCGCGGCCGTCGGCCGGCACGTTGCCGGCTGA
- a CDS encoding AzlC family ABC transporter permease translates to MIVPAEGKKPTPLRDGKEDRTAYFAGRGESAPDAGPRAEFLAGAAAILPVLVAASPFGLLLGALGAAKGLSPLEVGLMSGLVFAGGAQFVALDLWRTPAPWLTLGFAVLIVNLRHVLMGASIQRRMDRFPMWGKIAALLVLADEIWAFAEERAARTTLTPAYYAGLGVTLYVGWLMFTVGGCLVGALIGDPAAYGFDFAFAATFIGLLAGFRSRPGFLPAVLASVIAAVAVHIVLPGPASIAAGAVAGVTAAFLSGRDDSTAETPT, encoded by the coding sequence ATGATCGTGCCTGCCGAAGGAAAAAAGCCGACGCCGCTGCGCGACGGCAAAGAAGACCGCACCGCCTATTTCGCCGGCCGAGGCGAATCGGCCCCGGACGCCGGGCCGCGCGCGGAGTTTCTGGCGGGCGCGGCGGCAATCCTGCCGGTGCTGGTCGCGGCCTCGCCGTTCGGGCTCCTGCTCGGCGCGCTCGGAGCAGCGAAGGGACTTTCACCGCTCGAAGTCGGGCTGATGTCGGGGCTGGTGTTCGCCGGCGGGGCCCAGTTCGTCGCGCTCGACCTCTGGCGAACGCCAGCGCCCTGGCTGACGCTCGGATTCGCGGTGCTGATCGTGAACCTGCGCCATGTGCTGATGGGCGCGTCGATCCAACGTCGGATGGACCGCTTTCCGATGTGGGGAAAGATCGCCGCGCTGCTGGTGCTGGCGGACGAGATCTGGGCGTTCGCGGAGGAACGCGCCGCGCGCACGACACTGACACCGGCCTATTATGCCGGGCTCGGCGTTACCCTTTATGTCGGATGGCTGATGTTCACGGTGGGGGGCTGCCTCGTCGGCGCCCTGATCGGCGATCCAGCGGCCTACGGCTTCGATTTCGCGTTCGCCGCCACCTTCATCGGTCTTCTCGCCGGGTTCCGCTCGCGGCCGGGTTTCCTTCCGGCGGTGCTGGCATCGGTCATTGCCGCTGTCGCCGTTCACATCGTTCTGCCGGGCCCGGCTTCGATCGCGGCCGGCGCCGTGGCGGGCGTCACCGCCGCGTTCCTGTCCGGTCGGGACGACAGCACAGCGGAGACGCCGACATGA
- a CDS encoding AraC family transcriptional regulator encodes MANAGRNTAPQTQSSALARTPLDAHERARFFVSERHHGLECLTATFRTHVYAPHTHDTYVVGIIEAGCETFRVNGTQLYAGPGDVCVVPPEVVHDGEPYGVSGYAYRMTYPSLGLMQAVAEDATEGRSREPPVFSGILMHDPALAAEIARAHRAADAGAPALETDQRLHVAFVKLFARHGRDGAVRGRLDRDPPAERGPVARALAFLDAHFAEDIDLARLAGVAGIPRTRLIRAMARETGLTPHAWLTDRRVRAARRMLLDGTPPAEAALTCGFCDQSHLNRAFKARVGVAPGSFRAAARAR; translated from the coding sequence ATGGCAAATGCCGGCAGGAACACCGCACCGCAGACCCAGAGCAGCGCCCTCGCCCGGACGCCGCTCGATGCGCATGAGCGTGCCCGCTTCTTCGTGTCCGAGCGACACCACGGGCTCGAATGTCTGACGGCGACATTCCGCACCCACGTCTATGCGCCGCACACGCACGACACCTACGTGGTCGGCATCATCGAGGCCGGCTGCGAGACGTTCCGCGTCAACGGCACCCAACTTTATGCCGGACCCGGCGATGTCTGCGTGGTGCCGCCGGAGGTGGTCCACGACGGCGAGCCCTATGGCGTTTCGGGCTATGCCTACCGCATGACCTACCCATCCCTGGGGCTGATGCAGGCCGTCGCGGAGGACGCGACGGAAGGGCGCTCCCGGGAGCCGCCAGTTTTCTCCGGCATCCTGATGCACGATCCCGCGCTTGCCGCCGAGATCGCCCGGGCCCATCGGGCGGCGGACGCCGGCGCCCCGGCCCTCGAGACCGACCAGCGCCTCCATGTCGCGTTCGTGAAACTGTTTGCCCGGCATGGCCGCGACGGTGCCGTCCGCGGCAGGCTCGACCGCGATCCGCCGGCCGAGCGCGGCCCCGTTGCCCGCGCCCTCGCTTTTCTCGACGCCCATTTCGCCGAGGATATCGACCTTGCCCGGCTTGCCGGCGTCGCCGGCATCCCCCGCACCCGGCTGATCCGCGCCATGGCGCGCGAAACCGGCCTCACGCCCCACGCTTGGCTGACCGACCGGCGGGTGCGCGCCGCCCGCAGGATGCTGCTCGACGGCACGCCCCCGGCCGAGGCCGCCCTGACCTGCGGGTTCTGCGACCAGAGCCACCTCAACCGCGCCTTCAAGGCGCGGGTCGGCGTGGCACCGGGATCGTTCCGCGCCGCTGCCCGCGCCAGGTGA
- a CDS encoding FAD-binding oxidoreductase produces MPSPFAGPGASDGATVAPERDEAAVARAIAALAPVFGDRLTTNSVIRRQHGQTTTWLANEPPDAVIFALTTEEVSTIVRTCAAEGVPVIAHGAGTSLEGHVNAPFGGISVNLSRMNRILAVRPEDLDCTVEPGVTRRQLNEHLRDQGLFFPIDPGADASIGGMAATRASGTNAVRYGTMRENVVALEVVLADGSVIETTHRARKSAAGYDLTRLMVGSEGTLGIVTAITLKLHGIPESILAGVCPFPSVEAACQAVITTIQCGVPIARIELLDALAIKGVNAHSGLTLPEQPHLFAEFHGSAASVAEQAELFGAIVADHGGGTLEVAERPEDRSRLWHARHEFYFAARALRPGADALATDVCVPISRLAECIGESLEDLKQTGLIAPLAGHVGDGNFHLQVMVDQSSPEEVAAVKGFLKRLSHRAIAMDGTCTGEHGIGQGKMGYLDEELGGGVAVMRAIKHALDPAGILNPGKILGASRWIHPGEAVPLAAE; encoded by the coding sequence ATGCCTAGCCCATTCGCCGGACCGGGCGCGAGCGACGGTGCCACCGTTGCGCCGGAGCGTGACGAGGCTGCCGTCGCGCGCGCGATCGCAGCGCTCGCCCCGGTGTTCGGCGACCGGCTGACCACCAATTCGGTCATCCGCCGGCAGCACGGCCAGACCACCACGTGGCTCGCCAACGAGCCGCCGGATGCGGTGATCTTCGCGCTGACGACGGAAGAGGTCTCGACCATTGTCAGAACCTGCGCCGCGGAGGGCGTGCCCGTGATCGCCCATGGCGCCGGCACGTCCCTTGAAGGTCACGTCAACGCGCCGTTCGGCGGCATCTCGGTCAATCTCAGCCGCATGAACCGCATCCTTGCGGTGCGGCCGGAGGATCTCGACTGCACCGTCGAGCCGGGCGTGACACGTCGCCAGCTCAACGAGCACCTGCGCGACCAGGGCCTGTTCTTTCCGATCGATCCGGGGGCGGATGCCAGCATCGGCGGCATGGCGGCGACGCGCGCCTCCGGCACCAATGCGGTGCGCTACGGCACCATGCGCGAGAACGTGGTCGCGCTCGAGGTGGTGCTCGCCGACGGCTCGGTGATCGAGACCACCCACCGTGCCCGCAAGAGCGCCGCCGGCTACGACCTCACCCGGCTGATGGTCGGCTCGGAAGGCACGCTCGGCATCGTCACGGCCATCACGCTGAAGCTGCACGGCATTCCGGAATCGATTCTGGCCGGCGTCTGCCCGTTCCCGAGTGTCGAAGCCGCCTGCCAGGCGGTCATCACCACCATCCAGTGTGGCGTTCCCATCGCGCGGATCGAACTCTTGGATGCCCTGGCCATCAAGGGCGTGAACGCGCATTCGGGGCTGACGCTGCCCGAACAGCCGCACCTGTTCGCGGAATTCCACGGCTCCGCAGCCAGCGTCGCCGAGCAGGCGGAGCTTTTCGGCGCCATCGTCGCCGACCATGGCGGCGGCACGCTGGAAGTGGCGGAACGGCCGGAGGATCGCAGCCGTCTGTGGCACGCGCGCCATGAGTTCTATTTCGCCGCGCGTGCCCTGCGGCCCGGTGCGGACGCGCTCGCGACCGATGTCTGCGTGCCGATCTCCCGTCTTGCCGAGTGCATCGGCGAATCTCTGGAAGACCTGAAACAGACCGGCCTGATCGCCCCTCTCGCCGGCCATGTCGGCGACGGCAACTTCCATCTGCAGGTCATGGTCGACCAGTCGTCGCCCGAGGAAGTGGCGGCGGTGAAGGGTTTCCTGAAGCGGCTTTCCCACCGCGCCATCGCCATGGACGGCACCTGTACCGGCGAGCACGGCATCGGCCAGGGCAAGATGGGCTATCTCGACGAAGAACTCGGCGGCGGCGTCGCGGTGATGCGGGCGATCAAGCATGCGCTGGATCCGGCCGGCATCCTCAATCCGGGCAAGATTCTCGGGGCCTCCCGCTGGATCCATCCCGGCGAGGCGGTGCCGCTCGCGGCGGAATGA
- a CDS encoding AsmA family protein → MSAGVAVILAFLAAFIGPYFVDWTAYRPAIEAEAARLLGVRVRVLGSAEVRLLPTPSMTLDDVRVGAVEAPIVTAEHVAAEIDLPSLLRGSVRVTGLTLNRPEFHLSIDESGDMALAPGDARPGALQPGDVALEGVTFKDGAIEIADARTGLQRRLTDVNGHLDARSLAGPYRIEGNVRFGAVPIAFTVASGIRENDSIKLKTDLTPGNGVGTITADGVLNFGGDAPVYDGRFTAQRHAQAEGDGAPSTPAAGFNRLEGTFAFDPDGLTVTGLTAGYGAGANTVALDGKAVLSISPEPRFDADLSAKQLDLDSIAGSTADHVMTPAEAVAVIGAGLPALPLPAIPGRVRIAADSMVMAGGIVQNGELDASTAADGWSIASLKALAPGRTNFSLSGDVVSGRSPRLEGRLTASSEQPGTFGAWLRGASRVPTGLQPVSLSAGFTIDATGLKVSDYALKLDADTVEGALQWRPREGDVPAGLDLSASARRLDLDRIAELGRALSTGGVGSLIAEVAGDVSLRVSADRAVVGGVNGRSVDVEAMFTGGNLDVRRLDIEDLAGARIVATGKVEAIGTAPRGTLEASITASRFDGLSALAQAMAPDAPAVVAFARAAPLLAPANLTGRFEAGAAGPATSVKLTLDGDVGGSQIEAKGSFTGTFTDWRQGLLGLSVDARGPDGAKLIGQFGVPVVPVKGAGPGEIALSLAGRPAGELKATLAADVAGSSLDLDGSLTAPGHTDSTGRFDVKLDSRDIAPAALALGWLAPGLAGALPAALSAHIETVGEKATVSQLSGSFAGTQVAGQGTVDIGPARPRVSGSLDIASVDMVALGELALGSGAWSLTTAEDSVWPDGAFGPSLISGLDLSLGLKASKVLIGDSELDAASAKLSSNAQAIDVSEIAGRLAGGALSGRLGVVRGERGEMTVRGGLKLAGADLAGLVPSPGLTGRLDAAFEGDAKGRSIAGLVATLSATGTLSATNVSVPSLSPGAFAVVTHEADAGTLALEDGPVSAALEQTFAAGPLSVGDLSATVTVGSGILRLTDTSVALQSGTLRGSAVLDLGRWQTDASWTLSVPAPADDEDAVPKATPSATVRYGGSIDAPMRTIDGAAFAAYLNLRAIGRESRRVEELQRQVLESQRLARERRRAEEEAARRKREAEEAARAAAEADARAKAEDELKSFRDQMQQLIDREGGGIPPLPNLGTTPAPAAPGGGTAGEAPQPAQPPATIPPVPSTGAAPTQTAPATTP, encoded by the coding sequence ATGTCCGCGGGCGTCGCCGTGATCCTGGCGTTCCTGGCGGCTTTCATCGGCCCCTATTTCGTCGACTGGACGGCGTATCGCCCGGCGATCGAGGCGGAAGCGGCGCGCCTGCTCGGCGTGCGCGTCCGCGTGCTCGGCTCGGCGGAGGTGCGCCTGCTGCCGACGCCGTCGATGACGCTCGACGACGTGCGCGTCGGCGCGGTCGAGGCGCCCATCGTCACCGCGGAACATGTGGCGGCCGAAATCGACCTGCCGTCGCTGCTGCGCGGCAGCGTGCGCGTCACCGGGCTGACGCTCAACCGGCCGGAGTTCCATCTCTCGATCGACGAGAGCGGCGACATGGCGCTCGCTCCCGGCGATGCCCGCCCGGGCGCGCTGCAGCCGGGCGACGTGGCGCTCGAGGGCGTCACCTTCAAGGACGGCGCCATCGAGATCGCCGACGCGCGCACCGGGCTTCAGCGGCGGCTGACCGACGTCAACGGCCACCTCGATGCGCGCTCGCTCGCCGGGCCCTACCGCATCGAGGGCAATGTGCGTTTCGGGGCGGTGCCCATCGCCTTCACCGTGGCGAGCGGCATCCGCGAGAACGACAGCATCAAGCTCAAGACCGACCTGACGCCCGGCAACGGCGTCGGCACGATCACGGCCGACGGTGTGCTGAACTTCGGCGGCGACGCCCCGGTCTATGACGGCCGGTTCACCGCGCAGCGCCATGCGCAGGCCGAAGGCGACGGCGCGCCCTCCACGCCCGCCGCCGGGTTCAACCGGCTCGAAGGCACGTTCGCCTTCGATCCGGACGGGCTGACGGTGACCGGCCTTACCGCCGGCTACGGAGCCGGCGCCAACACGGTGGCGCTGGACGGAAAGGCCGTTCTCTCGATCTCGCCCGAGCCGCGGTTCGATGCCGATCTCTCGGCGAAACAGCTCGATCTCGATTCCATCGCCGGTTCCACTGCGGACCATGTGATGACGCCCGCCGAGGCTGTGGCGGTGATCGGCGCCGGTCTTCCGGCGCTGCCGCTGCCGGCGATCCCGGGGCGGGTGCGCATCGCCGCCGATTCCATGGTAATGGCCGGCGGCATCGTTCAGAACGGCGAACTCGACGCCTCGACCGCCGCCGACGGCTGGTCGATCGCATCCCTGAAGGCGCTCGCCCCGGGTCGGACGAATTTCTCCCTGTCGGGGGATGTGGTGTCCGGCCGGTCGCCGCGCCTCGAAGGGCGCCTGACCGCGTCTTCCGAGCAGCCCGGCACGTTCGGCGCCTGGCTGCGCGGCGCGAGCCGGGTTCCGACCGGCCTGCAGCCCGTTTCGCTTTCGGCCGGGTTCACGATCGACGCCACCGGCCTGAAGGTGTCGGACTATGCGCTCAAGCTCGATGCCGACACGGTGGAAGGCGCGCTGCAATGGCGCCCCCGCGAGGGCGACGTGCCGGCGGGGCTCGACCTTTCCGCCTCCGCCCGCCGGCTCGATCTCGACCGCATCGCGGAACTCGGCCGCGCCTTGTCCACCGGCGGCGTCGGCAGCCTGATCGCGGAGGTCGCCGGCGACGTTTCGCTGCGCGTTTCCGCCGATCGCGCCGTCGTCGGCGGCGTGAACGGCCGTAGCGTCGACGTCGAAGCGATGTTTACCGGCGGCAATCTCGATGTCCGGCGTCTCGATATCGAGGACCTCGCCGGCGCGCGCATCGTCGCGACCGGCAAGGTGGAGGCCATCGGCACCGCGCCGAGGGGGACGCTGGAGGCCTCGATCACCGCCAGCCGGTTCGATGGGCTGAGCGCGCTGGCGCAGGCGATGGCGCCGGATGCGCCTGCCGTCGTCGCCTTCGCGCGCGCCGCGCCGCTGTTGGCGCCGGCGAACCTCACCGGACGGTTCGAAGCCGGCGCCGCGGGGCCTGCGACATCCGTCAAGCTGACGCTCGACGGCGATGTCGGCGGCTCTCAGATCGAGGCGAAGGGTTCGTTCACGGGCACCTTCACGGATTGGCGGCAGGGTCTGCTCGGCCTCAGCGTCGATGCTCGCGGGCCGGACGGCGCGAAGCTCATCGGGCAGTTCGGCGTGCCGGTGGTGCCCGTGAAGGGCGCCGGGCCGGGCGAGATCGCGCTGTCGCTCGCCGGCCGTCCCGCGGGCGAGCTGAAGGCGACGCTCGCTGCCGACGTCGCCGGCTCCAGCCTCGATCTCGACGGCAGCCTCACCGCGCCCGGCCACACCGACAGCACGGGCCGGTTCGACGTGAAGCTCGACAGCCGGGACATCGCACCCGCGGCGCTGGCGCTCGGCTGGCTGGCGCCTGGGCTCGCCGGCGCGCTGCCCGCCGCCCTCTCGGCTCACATCGAAACCGTGGGCGAGAAGGCGACGGTGTCGCAACTTTCCGGCAGCTTCGCCGGTACGCAGGTGGCGGGGCAGGGCACCGTCGATATCGGTCCGGCGCGTCCGCGCGTTTCGGGCAGCCTCGATATCGCGTCGGTGGACATGGTCGCTCTCGGCGAACTCGCGCTCGGGTCCGGTGCGTGGTCGCTGACCACGGCCGAGGACAGCGTGTGGCCGGACGGTGCGTTCGGGCCGTCGCTGATTTCCGGGCTCGACCTATCGCTCGGGCTCAAAGCGAGCAAGGTGCTGATCGGCGACAGCGAACTCGACGCCGCCTCGGCAAAGCTGTCGAGCAACGCGCAAGCCATCGACGTGTCCGAGATCGCAGGCCGCCTCGCCGGCGGTGCGCTGTCGGGGCGCCTCGGCGTGGTGCGCGGCGAGCGCGGCGAGATGACGGTGCGCGGCGGGCTGAAGCTCGCCGGTGCCGATCTCGCTGGGCTGGTGCCCTCGCCCGGACTGACGGGACGGCTGGATGCCGCCTTCGAGGGCGATGCGAAGGGCCGCTCCATCGCGGGCCTCGTCGCGACGCTGTCGGCGACGGGCACCCTGAGTGCCACCAATGTCTCGGTTCCCTCGCTCAGTCCCGGCGCGTTTGCGGTGGTGACGCACGAGGCGGATGCGGGCACACTCGCCCTGGAGGATGGCCCCGTTTCTGCGGCGCTTGAGCAGACTTTCGCCGCCGGGCCGCTTTCGGTGGGCGATCTGTCGGCCACCGTCACGGTAGGAAGCGGCATCCTGCGGCTGACCGACACCTCGGTCGCGCTCCAATCCGGAACCTTGCGCGGCTCGGCCGTGCTCGATCTCGGGCGCTGGCAGACCGATGCGTCCTGGACGCTGTCCGTCCCGGCTCCTGCCGACGATGAGGACGCGGTTCCGAAGGCGACGCCGTCTGCGACGGTGCGTTATGGCGGCTCCATCGATGCACCGATGCGGACCATCGACGGCGCGGCCTTCGCGGCCTACCTCAATCTGCGGGCGATCGGCCGGGAGTCGCGCCGGGTCGAGGAACTGCAACGGCAGGTGCTCGAGTCCCAGCGGCTCGCCCGCGAGCGTCGCCGCGCCGAGGAAGAGGCGGCGCGCCGCAAGCGCGAGGCGGAAGAGGCCGCCCGCGCCGCCGCCGAGGCGGACGCCCGCGCCAAGGCGGAAGACGAACTCAAGAGCTTCCGCGACCAGATGCAGCAACTGATCGACCGGGAGGGCGGCGGCATTCCTCCCTTGCCGAATCTCGGCACGACCCCTGCGCCTGCGGCGCCCGGGGGAGGGACGGCAGGTGAAGCGCCGCAGCCGGCGCAGCCACCGGCAACAATTCCGCCGGTTCCGAGCACCGGGGCTGCGCCGACCCAGACGGCACCGGCAACCACCCCCTGA
- a CDS encoding MmcB family DNA repair protein — protein sequence MIENLRPATILSGRDPLIDGRQSETALRVQRGVGRLLRARGLAMVTELGLASGRRADITAIGAGGEIWIVEIKSSVADFRSDSKWPDYRRYCDRLFFATVAEVPAVIFPEDAGLIVTDGYGAEILREAPVHPLAGGTRKALLLRFAHAAARRLHDLADPGAAAFEGP from the coding sequence ATGATCGAGAATCTACGCCCCGCGACCATCCTCAGCGGCCGCGATCCGCTGATCGACGGGCGGCAGTCGGAGACGGCGCTTCGCGTCCAGCGCGGCGTCGGACGGCTGCTGCGTGCCCGCGGCCTCGCGATGGTGACGGAACTCGGGCTCGCCTCGGGACGCCGTGCCGACATCACGGCGATCGGCGCGGGCGGTGAAATCTGGATCGTGGAGATCAAGTCCTCCGTGGCCGACTTCCGGTCCGACAGCAAGTGGCCGGACTATCGCCGCTACTGCGACCGGCTGTTCTTCGCGACCGTCGCGGAAGTGCCGGCCGTCATCTTCCCCGAAGACGCCGGCCTCATCGTCACCGACGGCTACGGCGCGGAGATCCTGCGCGAGGCGCCCGTCCATCCGCTCGCGGGCGGCACGCGAAAGGCGCTGCTGCTGCGGTTCGCTCATGCGGCGGCACGCCGGCTGCACGACCTCGCCGATCCCGGTGCCGCCGCGTTCGAGGGACCGTGA